The following proteins come from a genomic window of Achromobacter deleyi:
- a CDS encoding ABC transporter substrate-binding protein encodes MIKQTMLAAGLAWTLGGIAHAAEPVRIGFIATLSTPAGYIGEDERDAFNLAIKQGGGKLGGVPVQLVIEDDGLKPANAKQAADRMLQSGIKLFTGVNFSNVLAAVAPGVVKSGAFYVSLNPGPSSFAGEKCDPNYFVASYQNDAFHTAGGVAANELGYKRVALLAPNYQAGRDAIEGFKRTYKGEVVAEIYTKLDQSDFSVELARVRSLAPDAVYQFHPGGTGINFVKQYAAAGLNKTVPMLMPSFSMDARMIKATGDAAQGAYITGIWSQDFDNPQSKAFVQAFKEAYGRVPTDYAMQAYDTAQLIGVGLKATGGDLSRQAEFRAALRKPDFASLRGKFSMNTNQHPVQDLYLMRIEKDADGGLSPHLVRKLVSDDKDAYAQFCKMPS; translated from the coding sequence ATGATCAAGCAAACCATGTTGGCGGCGGGCCTGGCCTGGACGCTGGGGGGCATCGCGCACGCCGCGGAGCCGGTCAGGATCGGCTTCATCGCCACGCTGTCGACGCCTGCCGGCTACATCGGCGAGGACGAGCGCGACGCCTTCAATCTGGCGATCAAGCAGGGCGGCGGCAAGCTGGGCGGGGTGCCGGTGCAGCTGGTGATCGAGGACGACGGCCTCAAGCCGGCCAATGCCAAGCAGGCGGCCGACCGCATGCTGCAGTCGGGCATCAAGTTGTTCACCGGCGTGAACTTTTCGAACGTGCTGGCGGCGGTGGCACCGGGCGTGGTCAAGTCGGGCGCATTCTACGTCAGCCTGAACCCCGGCCCGTCGAGCTTCGCCGGCGAGAAGTGCGACCCGAACTATTTCGTGGCCTCGTACCAGAACGATGCCTTCCACACCGCGGGCGGCGTGGCCGCCAACGAGCTGGGCTACAAGCGCGTGGCGCTGCTGGCGCCGAACTACCAGGCCGGGCGCGACGCCATCGAGGGTTTCAAGCGCACCTACAAGGGCGAGGTGGTGGCCGAGATCTACACCAAGCTGGACCAGTCGGACTTCTCGGTCGAGCTGGCGCGGGTGCGGTCGCTGGCGCCCGATGCCGTCTACCAGTTCCATCCGGGCGGCACCGGCATCAACTTCGTCAAGCAGTACGCCGCGGCCGGCCTGAACAAGACCGTGCCGATGCTGATGCCGAGCTTCTCGATGGATGCGCGCATGATCAAGGCCACCGGCGACGCGGCGCAGGGCGCCTACATCACCGGCATCTGGTCGCAGGACTTCGACAATCCGCAGTCCAAAGCCTTCGTGCAGGCGTTCAAGGAAGCCTATGGCCGCGTGCCCACCGATTACGCCATGCAGGCCTATGACACGGCGCAGCTTATCGGCGTCGGCCTGAAGGCCACCGGCGGCGACCTGTCGCGCCAGGCCGAGTTCCGCGCGGCGCTGCGCAAGCCGGACTTCGCCTCGCTGCGCGGCAAGTTCAGCATGAACACCAACCAGCATCCGGTGCAGGACCTGTACCTGATGCGCATCGAGAAGGACGCCGACGGCGGCCTGTCGCCGCACCTGGTGCGCAAGCTGGTGTCCGATGACAAAGACGCCTACGCCCAATTCTGCAAGATGCCGTCATGA
- a CDS encoding fumarylacetoacetate hydrolase family protein, with amino-acid sequence MRLVTFRAHPTAAARLGALAEGYVIDLALLGQAGGVALPDDMLAFIDLGPVAVAQASKLMESYRGAWPVGTALPQENVKLLAPIPRPRKNIFGIGLNYVEHVAESSRTLDTSADLPKQPVIFSKPPTTVIGPGDAIEHNAKITQQLDWEVELAVIMGRRATRVAEADALSYVFGYSVMLDMSARDCRRAGQWIYSKGQDTYAPFGPCIVTADEIPDPQVLDLWLTVNGEKKQGSNTRHMLFKVPFLISDISAGITLEPGDIIATGTPEGVGAGRKPQEWLWPGDVVVACVEGIGTLRHPVVAV; translated from the coding sequence ATGCGCTTGGTAACTTTTCGCGCCCATCCCACCGCCGCCGCCCGCCTGGGCGCGCTGGCCGAAGGCTATGTGATCGACCTGGCCCTGCTGGGGCAGGCCGGCGGCGTGGCGCTGCCGGACGACATGCTGGCCTTCATCGACCTGGGCCCCGTGGCCGTGGCGCAAGCCTCGAAGCTGATGGAGTCGTACCGCGGCGCCTGGCCCGTGGGCACCGCGCTGCCGCAGGAGAACGTCAAGCTGCTGGCGCCGATTCCGCGTCCGCGCAAGAACATCTTCGGCATCGGCCTGAACTACGTCGAGCACGTGGCGGAGTCGAGCCGCACGCTCGACACCTCGGCCGACCTGCCCAAGCAGCCGGTGATCTTCTCCAAGCCGCCCACCACCGTGATCGGCCCGGGCGACGCCATCGAGCACAACGCCAAGATCACCCAGCAGCTGGACTGGGAAGTGGAGCTGGCGGTGATCATGGGCCGCCGCGCCACGCGCGTGGCCGAGGCCGATGCGCTGTCGTACGTGTTCGGCTACAGCGTGATGCTGGACATGAGCGCGCGCGACTGCCGCCGCGCCGGCCAGTGGATCTATTCGAAGGGCCAGGACACCTACGCGCCGTTCGGCCCCTGCATCGTCACGGCCGACGAGATCCCCGATCCGCAGGTGCTGGACCTGTGGCTGACGGTCAACGGCGAGAAGAAGCAGGGCTCGAACACGCGCCACATGCTGTTCAAGGTGCCGTTCCTGATCTCGGACATCAGCGCCGGCATCACGCTGGAGCCGGGCGACATCATCGCCACCGGCACGCCCGAGGGCGTGGGCGCGGGCCGCAAGCCGCAGGAGTGGCTGTGGCCGGGCGACGTGGTGGTGGCGTGCGTCGAAGGCATCGGCACGCTGCGGCATCCGGTGGTGGCGGTCTAG
- a CDS encoding cupin domain-containing protein: MEANRYDAYREDTAGRANVADSPERIAYYKELARLETGALWTVANKIEPWAPRSASVPVVWRYQELRGHVLRSAELVSPEEAGRRVIYLNNPGRRDVAAAVGWLYSGLQVMRAGELASAHKHSHSALRFIMEGKGAFTVVDGHKMTLGANDFVLTPNGTWHEHGVAEDGTTCIWQDGLDIPLVNAFEAGFYAVHPDLNQTVTHPVDDTSALWGSAALRPQATGWTKPYSPLFKYEWEPTYEALRRHARVSAGSPYDGILMEYVNPATGGPVMPTIGASMQLLRPGEHTKAHRHTGSFLYQVAKGSGFSVIDGKRYDWTERDIFCVPSWAVHEHANLSSNDDACLFCFNDLPVMRALALYREEAVKDNDGHQKLI, encoded by the coding sequence ATGGAAGCGAACAGGTACGACGCCTACCGGGAAGACACCGCCGGCCGCGCCAATGTGGCGGATTCGCCGGAGCGCATCGCCTATTACAAGGAGCTGGCGCGGCTCGAGACCGGCGCGCTCTGGACGGTGGCCAACAAGATCGAGCCGTGGGCGCCGCGCTCGGCGTCGGTGCCGGTGGTCTGGCGCTACCAGGAACTGCGCGGCCATGTGTTGCGCTCGGCCGAGCTGGTGTCGCCGGAAGAGGCCGGCCGCCGCGTGATCTACCTGAACAATCCCGGCCGGCGCGACGTCGCCGCCGCGGTCGGCTGGCTGTATTCGGGCCTGCAGGTGATGCGGGCGGGCGAGCTGGCGTCGGCGCACAAGCACTCGCATTCGGCGCTGCGCTTCATCATGGAAGGCAAGGGCGCCTTCACGGTGGTGGACGGCCACAAGATGACGCTGGGCGCGAACGACTTCGTGCTCACGCCCAACGGCACCTGGCACGAACACGGCGTGGCCGAGGATGGCACCACCTGCATCTGGCAGGACGGCCTGGACATTCCGCTGGTCAACGCGTTCGAGGCCGGCTTCTACGCCGTGCATCCCGACCTGAACCAGACCGTGACGCACCCGGTGGACGACACCAGCGCCCTGTGGGGCAGCGCGGCGCTGCGGCCGCAGGCGACGGGCTGGACCAAGCCGTATTCGCCGCTGTTCAAGTACGAATGGGAGCCCACCTACGAAGCGCTGCGCCGCCATGCGCGGGTGTCGGCGGGCAGCCCCTATGACGGCATCCTGATGGAATACGTCAACCCCGCCACCGGCGGCCCGGTCATGCCGACCATCGGCGCCAGCATGCAGCTGCTGCGTCCGGGCGAGCACACCAAGGCGCACCGCCACACCGGCAGCTTCCTCTACCAGGTGGCCAAGGGCAGCGGCTTTTCGGTCATCGACGGCAAGCGCTACGACTGGACCGAGCGCGACATCTTCTGTGTGCCGTCGTGGGCCGTGCACGAGCACGCCAACCTGTCGTCCAACGATGACGCCTGCCTGTTCTGCTTCAACGACCTGCCGGTGATGCGCGCGCTGGCGCTCTACCGCGAAGAAGCGGTCAAGGACAACGACGGCCACCAGAAACTGATCTAG
- a CDS encoding porin has translation MKKALLVTALFAVLSGAAQAETAVTLYGLIDTGVGFQRIKGNDGYKESKVGVANGVSSGSRWGLRGAEDLGDGLSAVFTLESGFNSANGQSGQSGRLFGRQATVGLKGDSWGLLEFGRQTNVASKYIAAINPFGTSYGQASVGTAFSAANTVRHDNMVMYQTPSFSGFQFGLGYSFSADDTKNGAAQFNADGTRKSNPSQTGFRTANNTRAITAGLRYVNGPLNVALTYDQLNPANQLGTEQNPKQWIIGGSYDFEVIKLALAYGQTRDGWLTGRSLNAFGSGSPVAKSFGSNIVATDFKSNSYLVGLSAPVGGAGSILASWQRADANNTKLTGDDATMNIFSLGYTYNLSKRTNLYALGSYATNFAFIDGVKSTVGIVGVRHRF, from the coding sequence ATGAAAAAAGCTCTGCTCGTCACTGCTCTGTTCGCCGTGCTGTCCGGCGCGGCGCAGGCTGAAACCGCGGTGACGCTGTACGGCCTGATCGACACCGGCGTGGGCTTCCAGCGCATCAAGGGTAACGACGGCTACAAGGAATCGAAGGTCGGCGTGGCCAACGGCGTGTCCAGCGGTTCGCGCTGGGGCCTGCGTGGCGCCGAAGACCTGGGCGACGGCCTGAGCGCCGTGTTCACGCTGGAGAGCGGCTTCAACTCGGCCAACGGCCAGTCGGGCCAGAGCGGCCGCCTGTTCGGTCGCCAGGCCACCGTCGGCCTGAAGGGGGATTCCTGGGGCCTGCTGGAATTTGGCCGCCAGACCAACGTCGCCTCGAAGTACATCGCCGCGATCAATCCGTTCGGCACCAGCTACGGCCAGGCCAGCGTCGGCACCGCCTTCAGCGCCGCCAACACGGTCCGCCACGACAACATGGTCATGTACCAGACCCCGTCGTTCAGCGGCTTCCAGTTCGGCCTGGGTTATTCGTTCAGCGCCGATGACACCAAGAATGGCGCCGCCCAGTTCAATGCCGATGGCACGCGCAAGAGCAACCCATCGCAGACCGGATTCCGTACCGCCAACAACACCCGTGCCATCACGGCAGGCCTGCGCTACGTCAACGGCCCGCTGAACGTGGCCCTGACGTACGACCAGCTGAATCCGGCCAACCAGCTTGGCACGGAGCAGAACCCGAAGCAGTGGATCATTGGCGGTTCGTACGACTTCGAAGTGATCAAGCTGGCGCTGGCCTACGGCCAGACGCGCGACGGCTGGTTGACCGGGCGGTCGCTCAACGCCTTCGGCAGCGGCAGCCCGGTCGCCAAGAGCTTCGGCAGCAACATCGTTGCGACGGATTTCAAGTCGAATTCGTACCTGGTCGGCCTGTCGGCTCCGGTCGGCGGCGCGGGCAGCATCCTGGCCTCGTGGCAGCGTGCCGATGCCAACAACACCAAGCTGACCGGCGACGATGCGACCATGAACATCTTCAGCCTGGGCTACACCTATAACCTCTCCAAGCGCACCAATCTGTACGCGCTGGGTTCGTATGCCACGAACTTCGCGTTCATCGACGGTGTGAAGAGCACGGTCGGTATCGTGGGCGTGCGTCACCGCTTCTAA
- a CDS encoding porin, translated as MKKTLIVTALFAALSGVAHAETSVTLYGLIDTGVGFQRIKGNDGYKESKVGMANGVSSGSRWGLRGAEDLGDGLSAVFTLESGFNSATGQSGQSSRLFGRQATIGLKSDSWGLLEFGRQTNVASKYIAAIDPFGASYGQANVGAAFGAANTVRYDNMVMYQTPSFSGFQFGLGYSFSADDTKDGAAQFNADGTRKSNPSQTGFRTANNTRAITVGLRYANGPLNVALTYDQLNPANQLGTEQNPKQWIIGGSYDFEVVKLALAYGQTRDGWFTGQSLNAFGSGSPVAKSFGSNTVATDFKSNSYLVGLSAPVGGAGSILASWQRADANNTKLTGDDATMNIFSLGYTYNLSKRTNLYALGSYATNFAFIDGVKSTVGIVGVRHRF; from the coding sequence ATGAAAAAGACTCTGATCGTCACCGCCCTGTTCGCCGCCCTGTCGGGCGTCGCGCACGCTGAAACCTCGGTGACGCTGTATGGCTTGATCGACACCGGCGTGGGCTTCCAGCGCATCAAGGGTAACGACGGCTACAAGGAATCGAAGGTCGGCATGGCCAACGGCGTGTCCAGCGGTTCGCGCTGGGGCCTGCGTGGCGCCGAAGACCTGGGCGACGGCCTGAGCGCCGTGTTCACGCTCGAAAGCGGCTTCAACTCGGCCACCGGCCAGTCGGGCCAGAGCAGCCGCCTGTTCGGCCGCCAGGCCACCATCGGCCTGAAGAGCGATTCGTGGGGTCTGCTGGAATTCGGTCGCCAGACCAACGTCGCCTCGAAGTACATCGCCGCGATCGATCCGTTCGGCGCCAGCTATGGCCAGGCCAACGTGGGCGCGGCCTTTGGCGCCGCCAACACGGTCCGCTACGACAACATGGTCATGTACCAGACCCCGTCGTTCAGCGGCTTCCAGTTCGGCCTGGGCTATTCGTTCAGCGCTGACGATACCAAGGATGGCGCCGCCCAGTTCAACGCTGACGGCACTCGCAAGAGCAACCCGTCGCAAACCGGCTTCCGTACCGCCAACAACACCCGCGCCATCACCGTGGGTCTGCGCTACGCCAACGGTCCGCTGAATGTGGCCCTGACGTACGACCAACTGAATCCGGCCAACCAGCTTGGCACGGAGCAGAACCCGAAGCAGTGGATCATCGGTGGTTCGTACGACTTCGAAGTCGTCAAACTGGCACTGGCCTACGGCCAGACGCGTGACGGCTGGTTCACCGGCCAGTCTCTCAATGCCTTTGGCAGCGGCAGCCCGGTTGCCAAGAGCTTCGGCAGCAACACCGTCGCGACGGATTTCAAGTCGAATTCGTACCTGGTCGGCCTGTCGGCCCCGGTCGGCGGCGCTGGCAGCATCCTGGCCTCGTGGCAGCGTGCCGACGCCAACAACACCAAGCTGACCGGCGACGACGCCACCATGAACATCTTCAGCCTGGGCTACACCTACAACCTGTCCAAGCGCACCAACCTGTACGCGCTGGGTTCGTATGCCACGAACTTCGCGTTCATCGACGGTGTGAAGAGCACCGTTGGTATCGTGGGCGTGCGTCACCGCTTCTAA
- a CDS encoding MFS transporter, whose amino-acid sequence MLLVASAGCAMTVLDANVVGVVLPAIARDLNASFADIEWVISAYVLCFAAMLLPAGSIADRYGRKRVFKLGILAFAATSLFCGLAPSATVLYLARAGQGLSAAFLLAPALAVIGNAFHQPEARNRAWAAWGGVMGLTMVLAPLLGGLIGSLLGWRWAFNINLPICVILYLAACGCIDESREPDNRPLDTVGILFFTGSMFSATWLLIVGPAIGWRSPAVAIVAVLGLLCLSAFLRSQSRNPHPLVELGLFRSKPFVGAVIAMFAYASTAQVMASVLPMYLQNARGQTVLMAGASMLPFALAMLVFPHVGRRLSARLDSRGVLSIGLAVVAIGNLLMILATRQASGYPLIGSMAILGMGGGLLNGETQKAIMSTLPHGRSGMASGISTTSRFTGILLGFSGFGAVLASSIHHYAEAATQRAGLHVAASYYDQVIAGDLDRAMAAYSPAVAAVLMPIARDSYAVGFASAFALAAAMAAACALAVQLLMRDARPAR is encoded by the coding sequence GTGCTGCTCGTCGCCTCCGCGGGTTGCGCGATGACGGTGCTGGACGCCAACGTCGTCGGCGTGGTCCTGCCGGCCATTGCCCGCGATTTGAACGCCTCCTTCGCCGACATCGAGTGGGTGATAAGCGCTTACGTCCTGTGCTTCGCGGCGATGCTGCTGCCTGCCGGCTCGATTGCCGACCGCTATGGCCGCAAGCGCGTGTTCAAGCTGGGCATCCTGGCATTCGCCGCGACCTCGCTGTTCTGTGGCCTGGCCCCCTCGGCCACGGTGCTGTACCTGGCGCGGGCGGGCCAGGGCCTGAGCGCCGCCTTTCTCCTGGCTCCCGCGCTGGCCGTCATCGGCAATGCGTTCCACCAGCCCGAGGCGCGCAACCGGGCCTGGGCCGCTTGGGGCGGCGTGATGGGCCTGACGATGGTGCTGGCGCCGTTGCTGGGCGGCCTGATCGGCAGCCTGCTGGGCTGGCGCTGGGCCTTCAATATCAACCTGCCGATCTGCGTCATCCTCTATCTGGCGGCTTGCGGCTGCATCGACGAATCACGCGAGCCGGACAACCGCCCACTGGACACGGTCGGCATCCTGTTCTTCACCGGCTCCATGTTTTCCGCCACCTGGCTGCTGATCGTGGGGCCGGCCATCGGCTGGCGCAGCCCGGCGGTGGCCATCGTCGCGGTCCTCGGCCTGCTGTGCCTGAGCGCGTTCCTGCGTTCGCAGTCACGCAATCCCCACCCGCTGGTGGAACTGGGACTGTTCCGCAGCAAGCCGTTCGTCGGCGCCGTCATCGCGATGTTCGCCTACGCCTCGACCGCGCAGGTGATGGCATCGGTGCTTCCCATGTACCTGCAGAACGCGCGCGGACAGACCGTACTGATGGCGGGCGCCAGCATGCTGCCCTTCGCGCTGGCGATGCTGGTGTTTCCCCACGTCGGCCGCAGACTGTCGGCGCGCCTGGATTCCCGCGGCGTGCTCAGCATCGGCCTCGCGGTGGTGGCGATCGGCAACCTGCTCATGATCCTGGCGACCCGGCAGGCCAGCGGCTATCCGCTGATCGGCAGCATGGCCATCCTGGGCATGGGTGGCGGCCTGCTCAACGGCGAGACGCAGAAGGCCATCATGAGCACCCTGCCCCATGGCCGCTCCGGCATGGCGTCGGGCATCAGCACGACGTCCCGCTTCACCGGCATCCTGCTGGGGTTCTCCGGCTTCGGCGCGGTGCTGGCAAGCAGCATCCACCACTACGCCGAGGCCGCGACGCAGCGCGCCGGCCTGCACGTGGCCGCCAGCTATTACGACCAGGTCATCGCCGGCGACCTCGACCGGGCAATGGCGGCTTACTCCCCCGCGGTGGCCGCGGTACTGATGCCCATCGCCCGCGACAGCTACGCCGTCGGCTTCGCCAGCGCCTTCGCCCTGGCGGCGGCCATGGCCGCGGCTTGCGCGTTGGCGGTCCAGCTGTTGATGCGCGACGCCCGCCCCGCGCGCTGA
- a CDS encoding LysR substrate-binding domain-containing protein, producing MEIRHLKAFVTLAGTLHFAQAAEQLDLSAPTLTAHIQELERALQVRLFNRTKRSVALTSAGEVFLIEARNTLEQLERTLNVGLRAGRGELGRVEIGYVGSAVFFGVLQDQCRRFHAAWPDVLAQTREMPTDQLASALEDGRIDIAFVRMPIVLPPSISSHMLIRDRFCVALPADHPLASASGAITARSLAREAFIVPEQILGLLEVARRGKFTPDVVAAPGSLLTVLTHVSLGMGVAVVPSVLVEVMKLPNVVFRELAGAAIDSEVAALHRRHERAPAVRHFIEQIKRTTARA from the coding sequence ATGGAGATCCGCCATCTGAAGGCCTTTGTGACGCTCGCCGGCACGCTGCACTTCGCCCAGGCGGCGGAACAGCTCGACCTGTCCGCGCCCACGCTGACCGCCCACATCCAGGAATTGGAGCGCGCGCTGCAGGTCCGCCTGTTCAACCGCACCAAGCGGTCCGTCGCGCTGACCTCGGCCGGCGAAGTCTTCCTGATCGAAGCGCGCAACACGCTCGAACAACTCGAGCGCACCCTCAACGTCGGCCTGCGCGCCGGGCGCGGCGAGCTGGGCCGGGTCGAAATCGGCTATGTGGGCTCGGCGGTGTTCTTTGGCGTCCTGCAGGACCAATGCCGGCGTTTCCACGCGGCCTGGCCCGACGTTCTGGCGCAGACCCGCGAAATGCCCACGGACCAACTGGCGAGCGCGCTCGAGGACGGCCGCATCGACATCGCCTTCGTGCGCATGCCGATCGTCCTGCCGCCCTCGATCTCCAGCCACATGCTGATCCGCGACCGGTTCTGTGTCGCGCTGCCCGCCGACCATCCGCTCGCGTCGGCGTCGGGCGCCATCACCGCGCGTTCACTGGCCAGGGAAGCCTTCATCGTGCCCGAGCAGATCCTGGGCCTGCTGGAAGTGGCGCGGCGCGGGAAATTCACGCCCGATGTGGTGGCGGCCCCCGGTAGCCTGCTGACCGTGCTGACGCATGTCTCGCTCGGCATGGGCGTGGCCGTCGTGCCAAGCGTCCTGGTCGAGGTCATGAAACTGCCGAACGTCGTCTTCCGGGAACTGGCGGGCGCCGCCATCGATTCGGAGGTGGCCGCGCTCCACCGGCGGCATGAGCGCGCGCCAGCCGTGCGCCACTTCATCGAGCAGATCAAACGGACCACGGCCCGGGCATGA
- a CDS encoding c-type cytochrome, with protein sequence MSNEQEHIEEHSSPIKTPKQLIVTVILAFVVPIAIIILLVNMVTSGTKVGAGSDTLSSEAVTKRIAPVAGFALVDANAPKVFKTGEQVFTAVCTACHTAGVAGAPKIGDNAAWAPFIQSGFDAMMNVALHGKGGMPAKGGNPTLSDFEVARAVVYMANKSGGSLPEPAAPAEEGAKKEADATPAAATPAAAAPAAAAPAAPAAPAAPAPVAAAPAAAAPAPAAAPAPQQTAAVNPAGEKLYKSVCFACHATGVANAPKFGDKAAWDPYIKTGMDAMVKVAMQGKPPMPPKGGAANASEDDIRAAVQYMVDAAK encoded by the coding sequence ATGAGCAACGAGCAGGAACACATAGAAGAGCACTCCTCCCCCATCAAGACCCCGAAGCAACTGATCGTCACGGTCATTCTGGCCTTCGTGGTGCCCATCGCCATCATCATCCTATTGGTGAACATGGTGACCTCGGGCACCAAAGTGGGCGCCGGCTCGGATACGCTGTCCAGCGAAGCCGTCACTAAACGCATTGCCCCGGTAGCAGGTTTCGCCCTCGTCGACGCCAACGCGCCCAAGGTCTTCAAGACCGGCGAGCAAGTCTTCACCGCCGTCTGTACGGCCTGTCATACCGCCGGCGTCGCCGGCGCGCCGAAGATCGGCGACAACGCCGCGTGGGCGCCCTTCATCCAGTCCGGCTTCGACGCCATGATGAACGTGGCCCTGCACGGCAAGGGCGGCATGCCGGCCAAGGGCGGCAACCCGACGCTGTCCGACTTCGAAGTCGCCCGCGCCGTGGTCTACATGGCCAACAAGTCCGGCGGCTCGCTGCCCGAACCGGCCGCGCCCGCTGAAGAAGGCGCCAAGAAGGAAGCCGACGCCACGCCGGCCGCTGCCACGCCGGCTGCTGCCGCTCCCGCGGCGGCTGCCCCGGCCGCCCCGGCTGCCCCGGCCGCCCCGGCTCCTGTCGCGGCCGCACCGGCCGCAGCAGCACCGGCGCCTGCCGCCGCGCCCGCGCCGCAGCAGACCGCCGCGGTCAATCCCGCTGGCGAGAAGCTCTACAAGAGTGTTTGCTTCGCCTGCCACGCCACCGGCGTCGCCAATGCGCCCAAGTTCGGCGACAAGGCCGCCTGGGACCCGTACATCAAGACGGGCATGGACGCGATGGTCAAGGTCGCCATGCAGGGCAAGCCGCCCATGCCGCCCAAGGGCGGCGCGGCCAACGCCTCGGAAGACGACATCCGCGCGGCCGTGCAGTACATGGTGGACGCGGCCAAGTAA
- a CDS encoding 3-hydroxyacyl-CoA dehydrogenase, which produces MTEIQTIGVVGAGAMGRGIAQIAAQAGLRVRLYDTSADAVAAARESLRQTWDKLAQKGKLTAADAQAALARVESATALTDMSQCQLVVEAIVERLDVKRDLFAALEGVVADDCILASNTSSLSITAIAAACKLPQRVAGYHFFNPVALMKVVEVIDGLRSAPETGDALAELARRMGHTPVRAKDMPGFIVNHAGRGMNTEGLRVAQESVASFAQVDAIMREQAGFRMGPFELLDLTALDVSHPVMESIYRQFFDEPRFRPSPITTVRLAGGLIGRKAGEGFYKYVDGQKQVPAEPPVPALPEGLKVWVSPRHPEGYARATALLEKLGAPLVSGSTPAADTLIIVTPFGEDVSTTASAQGLDPARCVGLDTLYAFDKAARRTLMVSPATQDKWRDAAHALLAGDGVPVSVIEDSPGFVAQRIVAMIVNIAADIAQQQIATPEDIDRAVTLGLGYPVGPLALGDALGAERILEILKSLQRVTGDPRYRPSLWLQRRVQLGMSLLKTSAAD; this is translated from the coding sequence ATGACGGAGATTCAAACCATCGGCGTCGTGGGCGCCGGGGCCATGGGGCGGGGCATCGCCCAGATCGCGGCGCAGGCCGGCCTGCGGGTGCGCCTGTACGACACCAGCGCCGACGCCGTGGCCGCCGCGCGCGAGTCGCTGCGCCAGACCTGGGACAAGCTGGCCCAGAAGGGCAAGCTGACCGCCGCCGACGCGCAGGCCGCGCTGGCGCGCGTCGAGTCCGCCACCGCGCTGACCGACATGTCGCAATGCCAGCTGGTGGTCGAAGCCATCGTCGAGCGCCTGGACGTCAAGCGCGACCTGTTCGCCGCCCTGGAGGGCGTGGTGGCCGACGACTGCATCCTGGCTTCCAACACCTCGTCGCTGTCGATCACCGCCATCGCCGCGGCCTGCAAGCTGCCGCAGCGCGTCGCCGGCTATCACTTCTTCAACCCGGTGGCGCTGATGAAGGTGGTCGAGGTCATCGACGGCCTGCGTAGCGCACCCGAGACCGGCGATGCGCTGGCCGAGCTGGCCCGCCGCATGGGCCACACGCCGGTGCGCGCCAAGGACATGCCCGGCTTCATCGTCAACCACGCCGGTCGTGGCATGAACACCGAAGGCCTGCGCGTGGCGCAGGAATCGGTGGCGAGCTTCGCGCAGGTCGACGCCATCATGCGCGAGCAGGCCGGTTTCCGCATGGGTCCGTTCGAGCTGCTGGACCTGACCGCGCTGGATGTCTCGCATCCGGTGATGGAATCGATCTACCGCCAGTTCTTCGACGAACCGCGCTTCCGTCCGTCGCCCATCACCACCGTGCGCCTGGCCGGCGGCCTGATCGGCCGCAAGGCCGGCGAGGGCTTCTACAAGTATGTCGACGGCCAGAAGCAAGTGCCGGCCGAGCCGCCCGTGCCGGCGCTGCCGGAAGGCCTGAAGGTCTGGGTCAGCCCGCGCCACCCGGAAGGCTACGCACGCGCCACCGCGCTGCTGGAAAAGCTGGGCGCGCCGCTGGTGTCCGGCTCCACGCCGGCGGCCGACACGCTCATCATCGTCACGCCGTTCGGCGAGGACGTGTCCACCACCGCGTCGGCGCAGGGCCTGGACCCGGCGCGTTGCGTCGGCCTGGATACCCTCTACGCGTTCGACAAGGCCGCCCGCCGCACCCTCATGGTGTCGCCGGCGACGCAGGACAAGTGGCGCGACGCCGCGCACGCGCTGCTGGCCGGTGACGGCGTGCCGGTCTCGGTGATCGAGGATTCGCCGGGCTTCGTGGCCCAGCGCATCGTGGCCATGATCGTCAACATCGCCGCCGACATCGCACAGCAGCAGATCGCCACGCCGGAAGACATCGACCGCGCCGTGACGCTGGGCCTGGGCTATCCGGTGGGGCCGCTGGCCCTGGGCGACGCGCTGGGCGCCGAGCGCATCCTCGAGATCCTCAAGAGCCTGCAGCGTGTCACGGGCGATCCGCGCTATCGCCCCAGCCTGTGGCTGCAGCGCCGCGTGCAGCTGGGCATGTCGCTGCTGAAGACGTCCGCGGCCGATTGA